The Papaver somniferum cultivar HN1 chromosome 3, ASM357369v1, whole genome shotgun sequence genome includes a region encoding these proteins:
- the LOC113357551 gene encoding WD repeat-containing protein GTS1-like, whose translation MDIEMEESPPPPTTSSSSPLKRMGIKNSIQTNFGDDYVFQITSSQEENSTTTTLAVSLSTNVIKLYSPVTGQYFGECKGHSGPINEISFLDSGSPHLLHSCSSDGTVRFWDIRSFNQVAVLNAGSAQEVFNFALGGSSDSLLSAGCKSEILFWDVRSMKRVACLEECHMEDVTQVHFAPGHQNKLISASVDGLICIVDTEGDINDDDHLESVMNVGTSIGKVGFFGEMNQKLWCLTHIETLSIWDWKDGTNEATFQEARSLASDSWTLGHVDYFVDCLYSEPNDRLWVIGGTNAGTLGYFPVNYKGASAIQSPEAILEGGHSGIVRCVLPASSIRGGPSQRGIFGWTGGEDGRLCCWLSDESSETNKQSWISSALVMKPPKTRKKRHHPY comes from the exons ATGGATATAGAAATGGaagaatcaccaccaccaccaacaacttcatcttcatctccGTTGAAGCGTATGGGTATAAAaaattcgatccaaacaaactTTGGAGATGATTATGTCTTCCAAATTACTTCAAGTCAAGAAGAgaattcaacaacaacaactcttGCTGTATCATTATCAACAAATGTGATTAAGTTATATTCACCAGTAACTGGACAATATTTTGGTGAATGTAAAGGTCATAGTGGACCTATTAATGAAATCTCATTTTTAGACTCAGGTTCACCTCATCTTCTTCATTCTTGTTCTTCTGATGGTACTGTTAGGTTCTGGGATATTAGGTCTTTTAATCAGGTGGCAGTATTAAATGCTGGTTCAGCTCAAGAAGTGTTTAATTTTGCTTTGGGTGGTTCAAGTGATAGTCTTCTCTCAGCTGGATGCAAATCCGAG ATACTCTTTTGGGATGTAAGAAGCATGAAGCGAGTGGCATGCTTGGAGGAGTGTCATATGGAGGATGTTACTCAG GTGCACTTTGCTCCAGGTCATCAGAACAAGCTTATTTCTGCTTCTGTTGATGGACTAATATGCATAGTTGACACTGAGGGGGATATCAATGATGACGATCATCTGGAATCA GTGATGAATGTCGGGACATCAATTGGAAAAGTAGGATTCTTCGGGGAGATGAATCAAAAGCTTTGGTGCCTGACACATATTGAAACCTTAAG TATTTGGGATTGGAAAGATGGAACGAATGAAGCAACCTTCCAGGAAGCTCGTTCATTAGCATCTGACAGCTGGACGCTTGGCCAT GTTGATTACTTTGTGGACTGCCTCTATTCAGAACCGAATGATCGTTTGTGGGTGATTGGTGGCACAAACGCTGGCACATTAGGTTACTTCCCAGTAAATTACAAGGGGGCTAGTGCAATTCAATCTCCCGAAGCTATCCTCGAGGGTGGACACTCGGGGATCGTAAGATGCGTCTTACCTGCGTCAAGCATACGTGGGGGACCTTCCCAGAGAGGCATTTTTGGATGGACAGGCGGCGAAGATGGTCGCTTATGTTGCTGGTTATCAGATGAATCTTCTGAAACCAACAAACAGTCTTGGATTTCAAGTGCTCTAGTAATGAAGCCTCCAAAAACTCGCAAAAAAAGGCATCATCCTTACTAG